A single Nostoc sp. PCC 7107 DNA region contains:
- a CDS encoding VWA domain-containing protein, whose amino-acid sequence MKVNLQPTLNDLNVDANQTSSQRQLSVSVSAIADTQDRNLPINLCLILDHSGSMNGRPLETVKKAANLLVDRLKPSDRLSVVVFDHRATVLIPNQSVEDPEKIKKQINRLSADGGTAIDEGLRLAIEELAKGKKDRISQAFLLTDGENEHGDNDRCFKFAQLAAGYNLTLNTLGFGDNWNQDVLERIADAGLGTLSYIQKPDQAINEFGRLFSRLQTVGLTNAYLLFSLMPNVRLAELKPVAQVYPDTIELPLQQEADGRFAIRLGDLMKDAERVILANIYLGQLPEGKQAIANVQIRYDDPAQNQTGLFTTNLPVYGNVTRAYQPNINPQVQQSILALAKYRQTQLAEAKLQQGDRAGAATMLQTAAKTALQMGDTGAATVLQTSATQLQSGGELSESDRKKTRIVSKTVLQDIPPQ is encoded by the coding sequence ATGAAGGTCAATTTGCAGCCTACCCTGAATGATTTGAATGTTGACGCGAATCAAACCAGCAGTCAACGTCAGTTGTCTGTTTCAGTATCGGCGATCGCCGATACTCAAGACCGCAATCTTCCGATTAATTTATGTTTAATTCTCGACCATAGCGGTTCAATGAATGGTAGACCACTAGAAACTGTGAAAAAAGCCGCTAATTTGTTGGTTGACAGACTTAAACCTAGCGATCGCCTGAGTGTGGTAGTCTTCGATCACCGAGCAACGGTCTTGATCCCAAATCAGTCTGTTGAAGACCCAGAAAAAATCAAAAAGCAAATTAACCGCTTATCTGCTGATGGTGGAACGGCAATTGATGAAGGTTTGCGTTTGGCGATTGAAGAGTTAGCTAAGGGTAAAAAAGACAGAATTTCTCAAGCTTTTTTGTTAACTGATGGGGAAAATGAACATGGTGACAATGATCGCTGCTTTAAATTTGCTCAGTTAGCAGCCGGTTATAACTTAACTTTGAATACTTTGGGCTTTGGTGACAATTGGAACCAAGATGTTTTAGAAAGAATTGCTGATGCTGGTTTAGGGACTTTATCTTACATTCAAAAACCAGATCAAGCCATTAATGAGTTTGGGCGTTTATTCAGCCGCTTACAAACTGTCGGCTTGACCAATGCTTATCTGTTATTTTCTTTAATGCCGAATGTTCGATTAGCAGAACTCAAGCCTGTGGCCCAAGTTTACCCAGATACTATTGAACTTCCTCTCCAACAAGAAGCCGATGGGCGCTTTGCTATCCGCTTGGGTGATTTAATGAAAGACGCAGAACGGGTAATTTTAGCTAATATTTATCTGGGACAGTTACCTGAAGGTAAACAAGCGATCGCTAATGTCCAAATTCGCTACGATGACCCTGCTCAAAATCAAACTGGGTTATTTACTACCAATCTCCCCGTGTACGGAAATGTTACCAGGGCTTACCAACCAAATATTAATCCCCAGGTGCAGCAATCTATTTTAGCTTTAGCTAAGTATCGTCAAACCCAACTCGCAGAAGCAAAATTGCAACAAGGCGATCGCGCCGGGGCGGCAACTATGCTGCAAACTGCTGCTAAAACTGCTTTGCAAATGGGTGATACAGGTGCAGCCACAGTATTGCAAACTTCTGCCACCCAATTACAATCGGGGGGAGAGTTAAGCGAAAGCGATCGCAAGAAGACTCGCATTGTCTCAAAAACTGTGTTGCAAGATATCCCACCGCAATGA
- a CDS encoding VWA domain-containing protein yields the protein MKVQLLYSLNDRNVDMNQVSSQRQLAISISAVADQVEERLPLNLCLILDKSGSMHGKPMQTVITAVEQLLDKLQPGDRISIVAFSGSAEVIVHNQVIQDPSTIKLLLKNKLSASGGTAIAEGLKLGITELMQGAKGAVSQAFLLTDGYGESSLRLWKWEIGSDDNKRCLELAQKAAKINLTINTLGFGNNWNSDLLEQVADAGGGSLAYIEHPEQVLERFSRLFSRIRSIGLTNAYLQFSLVPNVRLAELKPIAQVSPDTIELPVQLETDGGFTVRLGDLMQDVERVVLVNLYLGRLPEAEQVIGQMQIRYDNPALNQECLLTPNVTISAHVVRTYQPDLNPQVQQSILTLAKYRQTQLAEMKLQQGDRLGAATMLQTAAKTALQIGDTNAANVLQTSATHLQSGEQLSSAELKKTRIVSKTSLQE from the coding sequence ATGAAAGTTCAATTGCTCTATTCGCTCAATGATCGTAACGTTGACATGAATCAAGTTAGCAGTCAACGTCAATTAGCAATTTCGATTTCTGCGGTCGCAGATCAGGTTGAGGAGCGTTTACCGCTAAATTTATGCCTAATTCTAGATAAAAGCGGTTCGATGCACGGCAAACCGATGCAAACTGTCATTACAGCAGTAGAGCAATTATTAGATAAATTACAGCCTGGCGATCGCATCTCGATTGTGGCTTTTTCTGGTTCTGCGGAAGTGATTGTACACAATCAAGTAATTCAAGACCCCAGTACGATTAAATTGCTGTTAAAAAACAAACTCAGCGCCAGTGGTGGAACGGCCATTGCGGAAGGTTTGAAGTTGGGAATCACAGAACTTATGCAAGGTGCTAAAGGCGCTGTTTCCCAGGCTTTTCTCCTGACCGATGGATATGGTGAAAGCAGTTTGCGGCTGTGGAAGTGGGAAATCGGCAGCGATGACAATAAGCGATGTTTAGAACTGGCGCAAAAGGCAGCTAAAATCAATCTGACCATCAACACCCTGGGATTTGGCAATAACTGGAACTCAGATTTACTCGAACAAGTTGCTGATGCTGGCGGCGGGAGTTTAGCTTACATTGAGCATCCAGAACAAGTTTTAGAACGATTTAGCCGTTTGTTTAGTCGAATTAGATCAATAGGGCTAACAAATGCTTATTTGCAGTTTTCACTGGTACCGAATGTCCGACTTGCAGAACTCAAACCCATCGCCCAAGTTTCTCCAGACACAATTGAGTTACCAGTGCAGCTAGAAACTGATGGTGGCTTTACTGTGCGTTTAGGCGATTTAATGCAGGATGTAGAACGCGTAGTTTTGGTGAATCTTTATTTAGGGCGATTACCAGAAGCAGAACAAGTAATTGGACAGATGCAAATTCGTTACGACAACCCAGCATTAAACCAAGAGTGCTTACTCACCCCTAACGTAACGATATCTGCCCATGTCGTCAGAACATATCAACCTGACCTCAATCCCCAAGTACAGCAGTCTATTTTGACATTAGCCAAGTATCGCCAAACTCAGTTAGCTGAGATGAAACTACAACAGGGCGATCGCCTTGGTGCAGCAACAATGTTGCAAACTGCTGCTAAAACCGCTTTACAAATTGGCGATACGAACGCAGCCAATGTTCTGCAAACATCCGCAACTCATCTGCAATCTGGCGAACAACTCTCTTCCGCCGAACTTAAAAAAACACGAATTGTATCGAAGACATCTTTACAAGAATGA
- a CDS encoding urease accessory protein UreD: protein MIDNLQTAVAWHGKLNLIYADRQNSTQLIYNHHQAPLKVQRPFYPEGEKVCHSVILHTAGGVVGSDRLSSHFHLQPNTQALITTAAASKIYRSNGLQARQTIDIQIDAGACLEFLPQETILFNGADYRQDLRVELATGACFLGWEITRCGRSARGEKFLEGKWRSHTEIWQQGVPLWIDRQFLPGNTDIFHSPHGLFGQPIVGSLLWLGHPVSTEIIEQVRSLFTKHLTGVTQLEHGLLCRYRGASTSEVRNWFTAVWQILRTSFLSRNICIPRVWQI from the coding sequence ATGATTGATAACCTACAAACAGCAGTTGCTTGGCATGGCAAACTTAACTTAATCTACGCCGATCGCCAAAATTCCACCCAACTAATTTACAATCATCATCAAGCACCGCTAAAAGTGCAACGACCGTTTTACCCAGAAGGGGAAAAAGTCTGTCATAGCGTTATTTTACATACAGCTGGGGGAGTTGTGGGCAGCGATCGCTTATCATCTCATTTTCACCTCCAACCGAACACCCAAGCTTTAATTACTACAGCCGCAGCTAGTAAGATATACCGCAGTAATGGCTTGCAAGCCAGACAAACCATCGATATCCAAATTGATGCGGGTGCTTGTTTAGAATTCTTACCCCAAGAAACAATTTTATTTAACGGCGCAGATTATCGCCAAGATTTGCGAGTAGAATTAGCCACGGGAGCTTGTTTTTTAGGCTGGGAAATTACCCGGTGTGGTCGCAGCGCCAGAGGAGAGAAATTTTTAGAGGGAAAATGGCGATCGCATACGGAAATTTGGCAACAAGGTGTTCCATTATGGATAGATCGTCAATTTTTACCAGGGAACACAGATATTTTTCACAGTCCACATGGTTTATTTGGACAGCCAATTGTTGGTAGCTTGCTTTGGCTTGGTCATCCAGTCTCCACAGAAATCATTGAACAAGTCCGTTCTCTCTTTACTAAACACTTAACAGGAGTGACACAACTAGAACATGGACTTTTGTGTAGATATCGCGGCGCTTCCACATCAGAAGTGAGAAACTGGTTTACGGCTGTTTGGCAGATACTACGGACATCTTTTTTGAGTCGGAATATCTGTATACCAAGAGTTTGGCAGATTTAA
- the ureA gene encoding urease subunit gamma has protein sequence MQLTPQEKDKLLIFTAALLAERRKERGLKLNYPEAVAYISAAILEGARDGHTVAELMSYGTNLLTRDEVMEGVPEMVHEVQVEATFPDGTKLVTVHNPIR, from the coding sequence ATGCAACTTACGCCGCAGGAAAAAGATAAACTATTAATTTTTACTGCTGCTTTATTAGCGGAGAGACGAAAAGAAAGGGGTTTGAAATTAAATTATCCTGAAGCAGTGGCTTATATTTCTGCGGCGATTTTAGAAGGTGCAAGAGATGGACATACTGTTGCAGAATTGATGAGTTACGGCACAAATTTATTAACAAGAGATGAGGTGATGGAAGGTGTACCAGAAATGGTGCATGAAGTCCAAGTAGAAGCAACCTTTCCTGATGGGACTAAGTTAGTAACAGTACATAATCCTATTCGTTAA
- a CDS encoding urease subunit beta, whose amino-acid sequence MIPGEIIPAAGEIELNAGRSTVKLQVANTGDRPIQIGSHFHFYEVNNALNFDREQARGMRLDIPAGTAVRFEPGDEKEVTLVPLVGSRQVYGFNGKINGNLST is encoded by the coding sequence ATGATTCCAGGGGAAATTATTCCAGCCGCAGGGGAAATAGAACTAAATGCAGGTCGTTCTACTGTAAAATTGCAAGTTGCAAATACAGGCGATCGCCCTATACAAATAGGTTCTCATTTTCACTTTTATGAAGTCAACAATGCCCTAAATTTTGATAGAGAACAAGCGCGGGGGATGCGTCTTGATATTCCCGCCGGGACAGCAGTCCGTTTTGAACCAGGGGATGAAAAGGAAGTTACATTAGTTCCTTTGGTTGGTAGTCGTCAAGTTTATGGGTTTAATGGCAAAATCAATGGAAATTTATCTACCTAA
- a CDS encoding AAA family ATPase, whose amino-acid sequence MLSKLRIQHYKSLFDNEVDLEPLTVFIGPNGSGKSNICEALYVLSDFLQRLVINTSVSEAISFFAQSLITVNPNYQNIQSKFWQGKQDYLLFEVISCQNIESQESISFISVRLDYPQRIVTINGQDPGYPQSPLGRSQYTKELRNFLVSNHYLNFTVAKAIRKVSIYDFAPISLSNNVPSTSGMDKTGQGVVDALADILLSNRKSFDELEERLTRLVPNIQRISLLRREDRTFLLELIDRYSEHHIPASDISDGTLRILAFLTALYQENTPSIICFEEIENGVHPWLLHKMMELLQIISTEGITGKPVQVLITTHSPVLLNYVEPHQVRAVELDTAGKTQIHSLPVDSERFQKALEAYDGALGELWFTNVFGGNPV is encoded by the coding sequence ATGTTATCTAAACTGCGAATTCAGCACTACAAGAGCCTGTTTGATAATGAAGTTGATTTAGAACCATTAACTGTATTTATTGGCCCTAATGGTTCTGGTAAGTCAAATATTTGTGAAGCTTTATATGTATTATCTGACTTTCTCCAAAGGTTAGTAATTAATACTAGTGTTTCAGAGGCAATATCTTTTTTTGCTCAATCTTTAATAACTGTAAATCCTAACTATCAAAACATTCAATCAAAATTCTGGCAGGGTAAGCAAGATTATCTTTTATTTGAGGTTATTTCTTGTCAAAATATAGAAAGCCAAGAATCGATTTCATTCATTTCAGTTCGTCTTGATTATCCTCAACGAATAGTGACTATTAATGGTCAAGATCCAGGCTATCCTCAGAGTCCTCTTGGAAGAAGTCAATATACAAAAGAACTCAGGAATTTTTTAGTTTCTAATCATTATTTAAATTTTACTGTAGCTAAGGCAATTAGAAAAGTTAGTATTTACGATTTTGCCCCGATTAGTCTCTCTAATAATGTTCCATCAACTAGTGGGATGGATAAAACGGGACAGGGAGTTGTTGATGCTCTAGCTGATATTTTGCTGAGTAATCGTAAAAGTTTTGATGAGTTGGAGGAACGTTTGACACGGCTTGTTCCTAATATACAGAGAATTTCTTTACTGCGGAGAGAAGATAGAACCTTTTTACTGGAATTAATCGATAGATATTCTGAACATCATATCCCTGCTTCTGATATATCTGATGGTACACTTAGAATTTTGGCATTTCTAACCGCACTTTATCAAGAAAATACCCCCAGTATTATTTGTTTTGAAGAGATAGAAAACGGAGTTCATCCTTGGTTGTTGCACAAAATGATGGAATTATTGCAAATAATTTCTACAGAGGGTATTACAGGTAAACCTGTTCAAGTTTTAATCACAACTCATTCTCCAGTATTACTAAATTATGTAGAACCTCACCAAGTGCGTGCTGTTGAGTTAGACACCGCAGGTAAAACTCAAATACATTCCTTACCCGTTGATTCAGAACGCTTCCAAAAAGCCTTAGAAGCTTATGATGGAGCATTAGGTGAACTTTGGTTTACGAATGTGTTTGGAGGTAATCCAGTATGA
- the ureC gene encoding urease subunit alpha, which produces MPYRISRQAYAETYGPTVGDRIRLADTELFIEVEQDFTTYGDEVKFGGGKVIRDGMGQSPISNADGAVDLVITNALILDWWGVVKADIGIKDGKIFKIGKAGNPYIQDNVDIIIGPGTEALAGEGMILTAGGIDSHIHFICPQQIEVAIASGITTMIGGGTGPATGTNATTCTPGPWNIYRMLQAADAFPVNLGFLGKGNASQPQALAEQVQAGAIGLKLHEDWGTTPATIDTCLSVADEYDVQVAIHTDTLNEAGFVEDTIAAFKNRTIHTYHTEGAGGGHAPDIIKVCGQANVLPSSTNPTRPYTLNTLDEHLDMLMVCHHLDPAIPEDVAFAESRIRRETIAAEDILHDLGAFSMISSDSQAMGRVGEVIIRTWQTAHKMKVQRGSLEGDSQADNLRAKRYVAKYTINPAITHGIADFVGSVEAGKLADLCLWRPAFFGVKPEIVIKGGMIAWAQMGDANASIPTPQPVHTRPMFGSFAGARHATSFTFVSQAALEREIPSQLQLQKPAVAVTGTRQLSKGDLKLNDALPQIEVDAETYEVRADGELLTCEPATVLPMAQRYFLF; this is translated from the coding sequence ATGCCTTACAGAATCTCTCGCCAAGCATACGCAGAAACATACGGGCCAACAGTAGGCGATCGCATCCGTCTCGCTGATACAGAATTATTTATCGAAGTCGAACAAGACTTTACTACCTACGGCGATGAAGTAAAATTTGGCGGTGGTAAAGTTATTCGGGATGGCATGGGACAATCCCCCATTTCTAACGCCGATGGCGCTGTAGATTTAGTCATTACCAATGCTTTGATTCTTGATTGGTGGGGAGTTGTCAAAGCAGACATCGGTATTAAAGATGGCAAGATATTTAAAATCGGGAAAGCGGGTAATCCATATATTCAAGACAATGTAGATATTATTATTGGCCCTGGAACCGAAGCCTTAGCCGGGGAAGGAATGATTCTCACCGCTGGCGGGATTGATAGCCATATACATTTTATTTGTCCCCAACAAATTGAAGTTGCGATCGCCTCTGGAATCACAACGATGATTGGTGGCGGAACTGGGCCTGCTACGGGAACTAACGCCACTACCTGCACTCCCGGCCCTTGGAACATTTACCGGATGTTACAAGCGGCCGATGCTTTTCCTGTCAACTTAGGTTTTCTGGGTAAAGGTAATGCTAGTCAACCCCAAGCACTAGCAGAACAAGTCCAAGCAGGTGCAATTGGTTTAAAGCTGCATGAAGACTGGGGAACAACTCCCGCGACGATTGATACTTGTTTGAGTGTGGCTGATGAGTACGATGTGCAAGTAGCCATCCACACCGATACTCTCAACGAAGCTGGGTTTGTGGAAGATACGATCGCCGCCTTTAAAAACCGTACCATTCACACATACCACACTGAAGGCGCAGGGGGTGGACACGCACCAGATATTATTAAAGTCTGCGGTCAAGCCAATGTTTTACCGTCTTCTACCAATCCTACCCGTCCCTACACCCTCAACACCTTAGACGAACACCTAGATATGTTGATGGTATGTCATCATCTCGACCCAGCGATTCCCGAAGATGTCGCTTTTGCAGAGTCTCGGATACGCCGAGAAACCATCGCCGCTGAAGATATTTTGCATGATTTAGGGGCGTTTAGTATGATTTCTTCTGACTCCCAAGCAATGGGGAGAGTGGGTGAGGTGATAATTCGCACATGGCAAACAGCCCACAAAATGAAAGTACAACGGGGAAGTCTGGAAGGAGATAGTCAAGCTGACAATTTACGCGCCAAAAGATATGTTGCCAAGTACACCATTAACCCAGCGATTACGCATGGTATTGCCGATTTTGTCGGTTCAGTGGAAGCCGGAAAACTCGCAGACTTATGTTTATGGCGACCTGCGTTTTTTGGTGTCAAACCAGAGATAGTAATTAAAGGTGGAATGATCGCTTGGGCGCAAATGGGTGATGCTAACGCCAGTATTCCTACACCGCAACCAGTACATACAAGGCCGATGTTTGGTAGTTTTGCTGGTGCTAGACATGCTACATCCTTCACTTTTGTTTCTCAAGCAGCCTTAGAAAGAGAAATCCCTAGTCAGTTACAATTGCAAAAACCAGCTGTTGCTGTTACAGGAACACGTCAGTTGAGTAAAGGCGACTTGAAACTCAATGATGCGTTACCGCAAATAGAGGTAGATGCTGAAACTTACGAAGTGAGGGCAGACGGGGAATTGCTGACTTGTGAACCTGCAACAGTTTTACCAATGGCGCAGCGTTACTTTCTATTTTGA
- a CDS encoding transglycosylase domain-containing protein: MSSPQPPQKPQTILGQLTQAVHTIQARVDFSKLALKPNAKVPELWVQDAGADKAEVYPLLGDRYILGRSSKSCDIVVRNPVVSQIHLSLSRDSTQRKPIFVIRDENSTNGIYLGKRRLPSLELRHGDIITLGPPELAASVRLQYVDPPAWYLKAATWAGYGVGGATALLALVIGVEWLKFTVRPLPTATRAPVIVYARDGSTPLREPRTTAHVDRKRLQDFGPYLANAVVASEDSRYYWHVGVDPLGILRAVLINSRSGDLQQGASTVTQQVARSLFRDYVGSQDSLGRKLREAIVALKLETFYSKDDILLTYLNRVFLGGDTSGFEDAAQFYFEKSAQELTLAEAATLVGILPAPNAFDFCGDGPNKLEAADYRNRVIKRMLEMGKISQEDANRARRSTVQVSPKVCEQQAKTIAPYFYSYVFQEMESILGAGAAREGNYIIETQLDQSIQAQAEASLRNSVNTAGSSFRFSQGAIVTLDSKTGSILAMVGGTDYRKSQFNRAFQAKRQPGSTFKIFAYAAAIQQGISPYKTYSCAPLPWQGFTYKPCRAGADVSLDIATGLALSENPIALRVAREVGLNKVVAMAQKLGVKSQLDPVPGLVLGQSVVNVLEMTGAFGAIGNQGVWNPPHAISRILDSGDCKDRKDLKSCRVIYSFEQDREANKRVLSTEVADEMTTLMRGVVSRGTGRSAAIGLGEAGKTGTTDKNVDLWFIGFIPSRRLVTGVWLGNDNNSPTSGSSAQAAQLWGRYMGRIAK, encoded by the coding sequence ATGAGTTCCCCCCAACCTCCCCAAAAGCCACAAACTATCCTTGGTCAACTGACTCAAGCAGTACATACAATTCAAGCTAGGGTCGATTTTTCCAAGCTGGCGCTCAAGCCAAATGCCAAAGTACCGGAACTCTGGGTACAGGATGCAGGGGCGGATAAGGCGGAGGTCTATCCATTGTTGGGCGATCGCTATATTCTAGGAAGAAGTTCTAAATCTTGCGATATAGTCGTTCGCAACCCAGTTGTCAGCCAAATTCATCTGTCTTTGTCGCGGGACTCTACCCAACGCAAACCTATTTTCGTGATTCGAGATGAAAACTCGACCAATGGTATTTATCTGGGGAAACGGCGGCTCCCTTCCTTAGAACTACGGCATGGCGATATTATCACTCTAGGGCCGCCAGAACTAGCTGCATCAGTCCGACTACAATATGTTGACCCGCCAGCATGGTATCTCAAAGCTGCAACCTGGGCAGGTTATGGCGTTGGTGGTGCAACTGCGTTGTTAGCCTTGGTCATTGGTGTGGAATGGCTGAAATTTACCGTTCGACCTTTACCTACCGCTACTCGCGCCCCAGTGATAGTTTATGCCCGTGATGGCTCCACACCTCTACGTGAACCACGCACCACAGCCCACGTAGACAGAAAGCGCTTACAAGATTTTGGCCCTTATTTAGCTAACGCCGTAGTTGCCTCAGAAGATAGTCGTTACTACTGGCACGTTGGTGTAGACCCCTTGGGGATTTTGCGTGCGGTGTTAATTAATAGCCGCAGTGGAGATTTACAGCAAGGAGCCAGTACAGTTACCCAACAAGTAGCTCGCAGTTTATTCCGCGATTATGTTGGTTCGCAAGACTCCCTCGGCCGCAAATTGCGTGAGGCAATTGTAGCTCTTAAGCTAGAAACGTTTTATAGCAAAGATGACATTTTGCTGACTTATTTAAATCGAGTATTTTTGGGGGGAGATACTTCTGGTTTTGAAGATGCAGCGCAATTTTATTTTGAAAAGTCAGCGCAAGAACTAACTCTGGCAGAAGCCGCTACATTAGTGGGAATTTTGCCTGCTCCCAATGCTTTTGATTTTTGTGGCGATGGCCCAAATAAACTAGAAGCGGCTGATTACCGCAATCGCGTAATTAAGCGAATGTTGGAAATGGGCAAAATCTCCCAAGAAGATGCAAACCGGGCGAGACGTTCCACAGTTCAAGTCAGCCCCAAAGTCTGCGAACAGCAAGCCAAAACTATTGCTCCCTATTTTTATAGTTATGTCTTTCAAGAGATGGAATCAATCTTAGGGGCAGGTGCAGCCAGAGAAGGAAACTACATCATTGAAACTCAGCTAGATCAATCAATTCAAGCCCAAGCTGAAGCATCACTGCGGAACTCAGTTAATACTGCTGGCTCAAGCTTTCGTTTTTCCCAAGGAGCGATCGTTACTTTAGACTCCAAAACGGGCAGTATTCTGGCAATGGTCGGCGGTACTGATTACCGCAAAAGCCAATTCAATCGTGCTTTCCAAGCCAAAAGACAACCAGGTTCTACCTTTAAAATTTTTGCCTATGCTGCGGCTATTCAACAAGGAATATCACCTTACAAAACTTATTCTTGCGCCCCTTTACCTTGGCAAGGCTTTACTTATAAACCTTGTCGTGCTGGTGCAGATGTCAGCTTAGATATTGCTACAGGTCTGGCCCTTTCCGAAAACCCCATTGCTCTCAGAGTCGCCCGCGAAGTCGGTTTGAATAAAGTTGTGGCAATGGCGCAGAAGTTGGGGGTAAAGTCACAGCTTGATCCGGTTCCTGGCTTGGTATTAGGTCAAAGTGTGGTAAATGTTTTAGAAATGACAGGGGCGTTTGGTGCTATTGGTAATCAAGGTGTGTGGAATCCACCTCATGCTATTAGCCGAATTCTGGACAGTGGTGATTGTAAGGATCGTAAAGATTTAAAAAGCTGCCGTGTCATCTATTCTTTTGAGCAAGACCGCGAGGCTAACAAGCGAGTTCTTTCTACAGAGGTAGCTGATGAAATGACTACCTTAATGCGGGGAGTAGTTTCTAGAGGTACTGGTCGTAGTGCAGCTATTGGTTTAGGAGAAGCTGGTAAAACAGGTACTACGGATAAGAACGTGGATTTATGGTTTATTGGCTTTATTCCTAGCCGCCGACTAGTGACAGGTGTCTGGTTAGGCAATGATAATAATTCCCCCACTTCTGGTAGCAGCGCCCAAGCGGCTCAACTGTGGGGGAGGTATATGGGGAGAATTGCTAAGTAG